In one window of Nocardiopsis aegyptia DNA:
- a CDS encoding acyl-CoA dehydrogenase family protein, translating to MTFALRPTYDDNPRLDDLVTRLRDYLSGELAEYEADLGLEPETPLRRSMLEPVWRRSRELGFYGVHLPEHLGGRALSLTELAALKEEVGASGRVLATSVLGDMGGPLRVGAIFEHATDHQVHKYLLPVVRAERACCFSMTEDDAGSDVRRMRTTATPVPGGYRITGHKVFSTGGTFADFAILVARMDGDEESYSAFLVDLDSPGCRVLPGQVPLSGQNIESDVVLDDCFVPAENLLGQEGQGLRISLGRVTANRLLHCPTALGAARRAFGLAFDFAAGRAVSGGLLLEKQAVQHKLADMATDYYAARSMTYDALAALDAGHRPRLESFMCKLFVGERAFAIADQAVQLHGKAGMVRGAPVEVIWRQLRMFRVLTGASEIQREGIIRELVTAAGGRS from the coding sequence ATGACCTTCGCACTGCGACCGACCTACGACGACAACCCCCGCCTGGACGACCTCGTCACACGGCTCCGGGACTACCTGTCCGGCGAACTGGCGGAGTACGAGGCCGACCTCGGGCTGGAGCCCGAGACACCGCTGCGGCGCTCCATGCTGGAGCCGGTCTGGCGGCGCAGCCGAGAACTCGGCTTCTACGGCGTCCACCTGCCCGAGCACCTGGGCGGCCGGGCCCTGTCCCTCACGGAGCTGGCCGCGCTCAAGGAGGAGGTGGGCGCCTCCGGCCGCGTGCTGGCCACCAGCGTGCTCGGCGACATGGGCGGGCCCCTGCGCGTCGGCGCGATCTTCGAGCACGCCACGGACCACCAGGTCCACAAGTACCTCCTGCCGGTCGTACGGGCCGAACGGGCGTGCTGCTTCTCCATGACCGAGGACGACGCGGGCTCGGACGTACGCCGCATGCGCACCACCGCGACCCCGGTCCCGGGCGGCTACCGGATCACCGGGCACAAGGTGTTCAGCACCGGCGGCACCTTCGCCGACTTCGCCATCCTGGTCGCCCGCATGGACGGCGACGAGGAGTCCTACTCCGCGTTCCTGGTCGACCTCGACTCGCCCGGCTGCCGCGTCCTGCCCGGCCAGGTCCCCCTGTCGGGGCAGAACATCGAGAGCGACGTCGTCCTGGACGACTGCTTCGTGCCCGCCGAGAACCTGCTCGGCCAGGAGGGGCAGGGACTGCGCATCAGCCTGGGCCGGGTCACCGCGAACCGGCTGCTGCACTGCCCCACCGCCCTGGGCGCCGCACGGCGGGCCTTCGGCCTGGCCTTCGACTTCGCCGCCGGGCGCGCGGTCTCCGGCGGGCTCCTGCTGGAGAAGCAGGCCGTCCAGCACAAGCTCGCGGACATGGCCACCGACTACTACGCGGCCCGTTCCATGACCTACGACGCCCTCGCCGCGCTCGACGCCGGGCACCGGCCGCGCCTGGAGTCCTTCATGTGCAAACTGTTCGTGGGCGAGCGCGCCTTCGCCATCGCCGACCAGGCCGTCCAGCTCCACGGCAAGGCCGGGATGGTGCGCGGGGCCCCGGTCGAGGTCATCTGGCGGCAGCTGCGCATGTTCCGCGTCCTGACCGGCGCCTCGGAGATCCAGCGCGAGGGCATCATCCGGGAACTGGTCACCGCCGCGGGAGGCCGGTCATGA
- a CDS encoding class I adenylate-forming enzyme family protein, which produces MNLGSYLTRSAAHRPEAEALVSGERRWTYGELEAESNRLAGALLARGLGPGTAVATLAGNRGELVVAEMAICKAGCLRVPISARLAEAEVEHVLVDARVRLVLVDAAHLDAVRTIVDARALDCLVVALDGAAGDPAAYASLLAEGAPDPVAVDLDAEDPAVLNFTSGSTGTLKAAVQTVGNRLANMRKLAMNPQGSAGPGAVYLAPGPITHASGMVILGCFFRGSTVVVLPAFDPEAYLDALERERVTHTFLVPVMLNLVLAAPSARERDLSRLRSVTIGGAPVSPARLREAVELFGPVVNQGYGQGETTSAITFLTSEDVVRGIESDPELLLSCGRPVFDTEVRVVDEGGLPLPDGQVGEIVARGPDCVKEYFHAPEATAQTFRDGWVHTGDLGFFRWDGYLFIVDRKKDMIISGGYNVYCTEVEAALYEHPAVYEVCVVGVPDERWGETVKAFVTPHPGTDPTAEELREFCATRLSRVKLPRLVEFVPRLPRNRNGKIDRRSLRQREWAGTERKVG; this is translated from the coding sequence GTGAACCTTGGCAGCTATCTCACCCGCAGCGCGGCCCACCGGCCGGAGGCGGAGGCCCTGGTGTCCGGGGAGCGGCGCTGGACCTACGGCGAACTGGAGGCGGAGTCCAACCGCCTGGCCGGCGCACTCCTCGCGCGCGGTCTGGGCCCGGGCACCGCGGTCGCCACCCTGGCCGGCAACCGCGGAGAGCTGGTCGTCGCCGAGATGGCGATCTGCAAGGCCGGATGCCTGCGCGTACCGATCAGCGCCCGCCTGGCCGAGGCCGAGGTCGAACACGTCCTGGTGGACGCACGGGTCCGGCTCGTCCTGGTCGACGCGGCCCACCTCGACGCGGTGCGCACGATCGTCGACGCCCGCGCGCTGGACTGCCTCGTGGTCGCCCTCGACGGAGCCGCCGGCGACCCCGCCGCCTACGCCTCCCTGCTGGCCGAGGGCGCCCCCGACCCGGTGGCCGTCGACCTCGACGCCGAGGACCCCGCGGTCCTGAACTTCACCTCCGGCTCCACCGGCACCCTCAAGGCCGCCGTCCAGACCGTCGGCAACCGCCTGGCCAACATGCGCAAGCTCGCGATGAACCCGCAGGGCTCCGCCGGCCCCGGAGCGGTCTACCTCGCCCCCGGTCCCATCACCCACGCCAGCGGCATGGTGATCCTCGGCTGCTTCTTCCGCGGCTCCACCGTCGTGGTCCTGCCCGCCTTCGACCCCGAGGCCTACCTCGACGCCCTGGAACGCGAACGCGTCACCCACACCTTCCTGGTGCCGGTGATGCTCAACCTGGTGCTGGCCGCGCCGAGCGCACGCGAGAGGGACCTGTCGCGGCTGCGCAGCGTCACGATCGGCGGCGCGCCCGTGAGCCCCGCCCGCCTGCGCGAGGCCGTCGAACTGTTCGGCCCCGTGGTCAACCAGGGCTACGGCCAGGGAGAGACCACGAGCGCCATCACCTTCCTCACCTCCGAGGACGTGGTGCGCGGGATCGAGTCCGACCCCGAACTGCTGCTCTCCTGCGGGCGGCCCGTCTTCGACACCGAGGTCCGCGTCGTCGACGAGGGGGGCCTACCCCTCCCCGACGGGCAGGTGGGCGAGATCGTCGCGCGCGGACCCGACTGCGTCAAGGAGTACTTCCACGCCCCCGAGGCCACGGCCCAGACCTTCCGCGACGGCTGGGTGCACACCGGCGACCTGGGCTTCTTCCGCTGGGACGGCTACCTGTTCATCGTGGACCGCAAGAAGGACATGATCATCTCCGGCGGCTACAACGTCTACTGCACCGAGGTGGAGGCCGCCCTGTACGAGCACCCCGCCGTCTACGAGGTGTGCGTGGTGGGCGTCCCCGACGAGCGCTGGGGCGAGACCGTCAAGGCGTTCGTCACGCCCCACCCCGGCACGGACCCCACAGCCGAGGAACTGCGCGAGTTCTGCGCGACCCGGCTCTCCAGGGTCAAACTCCCCCGCCTGGTCGAGTTCGTCCCCCGGCTCCCCCGCAACCGCAACGGCAAGATCGACCGGCGCTCGCTCCGACAGCGCGAGTGGGCCGGCACCGAACGAAAGGTGGGGTGA
- a CDS encoding potassium channel family protein, whose amino-acid sequence MAAPHESSEHEEPGARRGHGARVARWEQRVEIPMLLLAAAFLVAYAWPVIDPGLDGDLRSTLRTLSWTVWLAFAVDFLIRLYLAENRAWYALRHWYDVVLILLPMFRALRLLRLLALLRMLNRSMAGTLSGRVSVYVAGTAALTSVLAAIAVLDVEQHAPGANITEFGDALWWSVVTVTTVGYGDFYPVTLQGRLVAVALMIMGISLVGTLTAAVASAFVSNIQRDAEDAKSATSATSAQEG is encoded by the coding sequence ATGGCAGCACCGCACGAGAGCAGCGAGCACGAGGAACCCGGGGCCCGCCGCGGCCACGGCGCGCGAGTCGCCCGGTGGGAGCAGCGGGTGGAGATCCCGATGCTGCTGCTGGCCGCCGCGTTCCTGGTCGCCTACGCCTGGCCCGTCATCGACCCGGGCCTGGACGGTGACCTGCGCTCCACACTGCGCACCCTGTCGTGGACGGTGTGGTTGGCCTTCGCCGTCGACTTCCTGATCCGCCTCTACCTCGCCGAGAACCGGGCGTGGTACGCGCTGCGGCACTGGTACGACGTGGTGCTGATCCTGCTCCCCATGTTCCGCGCCCTGCGGCTGCTCCGGCTGCTCGCCCTGCTGCGCATGCTGAACCGGTCCATGGCCGGGACGCTGAGCGGCAGGGTGTCGGTCTACGTGGCCGGTACGGCCGCGCTGACGTCCGTCCTGGCCGCGATCGCGGTGCTGGACGTCGAGCAGCACGCCCCCGGGGCGAACATCACCGAGTTCGGCGACGCCCTGTGGTGGTCGGTGGTCACGGTGACCACGGTCGGCTACGGCGACTTCTACCCGGTGACCCTCCAGGGCCGCCTGGTGGCGGTCGCCCTGATGATCATGGGGATCTCCCTGGTGGGCACGCTCACGGCCGCGGTGGCCTCCGCGTTCGTCTCCAACATCCAGCGCGACGCCGAGGACGCCAAGAGCGCCACGAGCGCCACGAGCGCACAGGAGGGCTGA
- a CDS encoding M20 metallopeptidase family protein, whose translation MNMSGAVPDGFAERSVRAGRELLPDLVALRRAVHADPEVGLEVPRTQRRVLDALAPLGLEVRTGGALGSVVAVLRGARPGPAVLLRADMEALPLREATGLPFRATGEAMHACGHDLHVAGLVGAARILHRFRDTLAGDVVFMFQPGEEGYRGASLMLDEGLLEAAGTPPVAAFAIHVGQGPRGVFLTRTGTVTAGSTHLSVEVHGRGGHASRPHEAVDPVPALAETVSALQAFASRRFDVFDPVVLSVTELAAGAGADNVIPGSARLAGTVRTMSPEALSRVEAELPGVVRGVAEAHRTRATVRLDTGYPSVVNDERTTRRAMEALRGAFGARVVESPRPTMGAEDFSFVARRVPATMLMLGATPPGVEGEPAPNHSPRAVFDDGVLGDQAAALALLAADALAAHAADGD comes from the coding sequence ATGAACATGTCAGGTGCCGTCCCCGACGGCTTCGCCGAGCGATCGGTCCGCGCCGGTCGCGAACTCCTCCCGGACCTGGTCGCACTGCGCCGGGCCGTGCACGCCGACCCGGAGGTGGGGCTGGAGGTGCCCCGCACGCAGCGCCGTGTGCTCGACGCCCTCGCACCCCTGGGGCTGGAGGTGCGCACGGGCGGCGCGCTGGGCTCGGTGGTCGCGGTCCTGCGCGGCGCGCGCCCGGGCCCCGCCGTGCTGCTGCGCGCGGACATGGAAGCCCTCCCCCTGCGGGAGGCGACCGGGCTGCCGTTCCGCGCCACCGGCGAGGCGATGCACGCCTGCGGCCACGACCTGCACGTCGCCGGCCTGGTCGGCGCCGCCCGGATCCTGCACAGGTTCCGCGACACGCTCGCGGGCGACGTGGTGTTCATGTTCCAGCCGGGCGAGGAGGGGTACCGCGGCGCCTCGCTGATGCTGGACGAGGGGCTGCTGGAGGCGGCCGGTACGCCCCCGGTCGCGGCGTTCGCGATCCACGTCGGACAGGGGCCGCGCGGCGTCTTCCTCACCCGCACCGGCACCGTGACCGCCGGCTCGACGCACCTGAGCGTGGAGGTCCACGGGCGCGGCGGCCACGCGTCCCGGCCGCACGAGGCGGTCGACCCCGTACCGGCGCTCGCCGAGACCGTGTCGGCGCTGCAGGCCTTCGCCTCGCGCCGGTTCGACGTGTTCGATCCCGTGGTGCTCTCGGTGACCGAGCTGGCCGCCGGGGCCGGCGCCGACAACGTCATCCCCGGCTCGGCCCGTCTGGCGGGCACCGTCCGCACCATGTCGCCCGAGGCGCTGTCCCGGGTCGAGGCCGAGCTGCCCGGAGTCGTCCGGGGCGTGGCCGAGGCGCACCGCACGCGCGCCACCGTGCGGCTCGACACCGGCTACCCGAGCGTGGTCAACGACGAGCGGACCACCCGGCGGGCGATGGAGGCGTTGCGGGGCGCCTTCGGCGCGCGGGTGGTCGAGTCACCGCGGCCGACCATGGGCGCGGAGGACTTCTCCTTCGTCGCGCGACGGGTGCCGGCCACGATGCTCATGCTCGGCGCCACCCCGCCCGGCGTCGAGGGGGAGCCGGCCCCCAACCACTCGCCGCGGGCGGTCTTCGACGACGGTGTACTCGGCGACCAGGCGGCGGCCCTGGCCCTGTTGGCTGCGGACGCCCTGGCCGCCCACGCCGCGGACGGGGACTGA
- a CDS encoding ribbon-helix-helix domain-containing protein: MSQPRRETEDQAAVTKVHRVTVNLTEKSHEKLEETVKLTARNKTDTINRAIQVNAWLEEAIQNGASVFVKEAESGELQKIVLL, encoded by the coding sequence ATGTCGCAGCCGCGTCGGGAGACCGAGGACCAGGCCGCGGTCACCAAGGTGCATCGGGTGACCGTCAACCTGACCGAGAAGTCCCACGAGAAGCTGGAAGAGACCGTCAAGCTCACGGCACGGAACAAGACGGACACCATCAACCGCGCCATCCAGGTCAACGCCTGGCTGGAGGAGGCCATCCAGAACGGGGCGAGCGTCTTCGTGAAGGAGGCCGAGAGCGGGGAGCTGCAGAAGATCGTGCTCCTGTGA
- a CDS encoding alkyl/aryl-sulfatase, giving the protein MSAAQEHGPDLPPEDEQDRRDAERGFVASLDPARVTGADGRLVHDAEAYAFLEGPAPEQAHPSLWRQSRLAAQHGLFRVTEGVYQVRGLDLANMTLVEGASGVIVIDTLTTAETAAAALALYRSHRGDRPVTGVILTHPHADHFGGVDGVLADAAPGVPVIAPEGFLEHAVSENVHAGPAMARRSGFMYGTALEASPAGHLGCGLGPRLASGTIGLVEPTESVTRTGQVRVVDGVEIEFQLTPGTEAPAEMNMYLPAHRALCLAENAVHTMHNILTLRGAQVRDARQWAHYLTEAIRLFGHRTDVAFATHHWPTWGADRIERFLTGQRDLYAYLHDQTVRLINRGLTPREIAEELTLPPGLDRQWANRGYYGSLSHNVKGIYQRYLGWYDGNPAHLWEHPPVEEARRWVRLLGGIDAALAHADALLAEGDLRFAATLLGHAVFAEPEHEGARRRLAHAYTSLGHGCENATWRNAYLTGARELLHGPPPARRPGGSRLLAALSVDQLLDSLAVRIDGPAAWDLDVRVDLRLPDQDAVWHLRLANGVLVHHRDREPDPRARLTLTTTKPGLVGVLARRDLGDAEYEGDPGELRALFRVLEAPDPAFAVVTP; this is encoded by the coding sequence ATGAGCGCCGCCCAGGAGCACGGCCCCGACCTGCCCCCCGAGGACGAGCAGGACCGGCGCGACGCCGAACGCGGATTCGTGGCGTCGCTCGATCCCGCACGCGTCACCGGCGCCGACGGACGCCTGGTCCACGACGCCGAGGCCTACGCCTTCCTGGAGGGGCCCGCACCCGAGCAGGCGCATCCGAGCCTGTGGCGGCAGAGCCGCCTCGCGGCCCAGCACGGCCTGTTCCGGGTCACTGAGGGCGTCTACCAGGTCCGCGGACTCGACCTGGCCAACATGACCCTGGTCGAGGGCGCGAGCGGCGTCATCGTGATCGACACGCTGACCACCGCCGAGACCGCCGCCGCCGCACTGGCGCTCTACCGCTCCCACCGCGGTGACCGGCCGGTCACCGGCGTGATCCTGACCCACCCCCACGCCGACCACTTCGGCGGCGTGGACGGTGTGCTCGCCGACGCCGCGCCCGGGGTCCCCGTGATCGCCCCCGAGGGCTTCTTGGAACACGCGGTCTCCGAGAACGTCCACGCCGGGCCCGCGATGGCCCGGCGGTCCGGCTTCATGTACGGAACCGCGCTCGAAGCGTCCCCCGCCGGCCACCTGGGCTGCGGCCTGGGACCGCGACTGGCGTCCGGCACCATCGGACTCGTCGAGCCCACCGAGTCGGTCACCCGCACCGGACAGGTCCGGGTCGTGGACGGGGTGGAGATCGAGTTCCAGCTCACGCCGGGCACCGAGGCGCCGGCGGAGATGAACATGTACCTGCCCGCCCATCGGGCGCTGTGCCTGGCCGAGAACGCCGTGCACACGATGCACAACATCCTCACCCTGCGCGGAGCCCAGGTCCGCGACGCCCGGCAGTGGGCGCACTACCTCACCGAGGCGATCCGGCTCTTCGGGCACCGCACCGACGTCGCCTTCGCCACCCACCACTGGCCCACCTGGGGCGCGGACCGGATCGAGCGCTTCCTCACCGGCCAGCGCGACCTCTACGCCTACCTGCACGACCAGACCGTGCGGCTGATCAACCGGGGCCTGACCCCGCGCGAGATCGCGGAGGAGCTCACCCTGCCGCCCGGCCTGGACCGGCAGTGGGCCAACCGCGGCTACTACGGATCGCTGAGCCACAACGTCAAGGGCATCTACCAGCGCTACCTCGGCTGGTACGACGGCAACCCCGCCCACCTGTGGGAGCACCCGCCGGTCGAGGAGGCCAGGCGCTGGGTGCGCCTGCTCGGCGGGATCGACGCCGCACTCGCGCACGCGGACGCCCTCCTCGCCGAGGGCGACCTCCGCTTCGCCGCCACCCTGCTCGGCCACGCGGTCTTCGCCGAGCCGGAGCACGAGGGGGCGCGGCGACGCCTCGCCCACGCCTACACCTCGCTCGGCCACGGCTGCGAGAACGCGACCTGGCGCAACGCCTACCTCACCGGAGCGCGGGAGCTCCTGCACGGCCCCCCGCCGGCCCGCCGACCCGGCGGCTCCCGCCTGCTGGCCGCTCTGAGCGTCGACCAGCTCCTCGACTCCCTCGCCGTGCGGATCGACGGACCCGCCGCCTGGGACCTCGACGTCCGTGTGGACCTGCGCCTGCCCGACCAGGACGCGGTCTGGCACCTGCGCCTGGCCAACGGCGTGCTCGTGCACCACCGCGACCGCGAACCCGACCCGCGGGCCCGCCTGACCCTCACCACGACGAAGCCGGGCCTGGTCGGCGTCCTGGCCCGCCGCGACCTCGGCGACGCCGAGTACGAGGGCGACCCCGGTGAGCTCCGCGCGCTGTTCCGCGTCCTGGAGGCACCCGATCCGGCCTTCGCCGTGGTGACGCCCTGA
- a CDS encoding MFS transporter, translating into MSPHRRLLHEYPTGARRRVLLAVVVLALFISAYEGQLAPVLPLLLSDLGMSLATYGQITALSLLFGAVSGYLGGELVDRIGRVRVLVPFMFLSAAACLFMALSQSVEHFIAARILLAFVEGVAMAGTQPLIRDFTPRMGRAQAFAFWSWGPAGANFFAAAVAALTLDLFGGSWRAQILLMTCTAFVGAVIVALTLRDLSPQLRRTIRLTERTTRGSGGAVPAGHPLRLLLRHRVIWAHVGAMSLLYVFLSTMNAYGQTLLAEHFGVTVRTASAIVMVFWASNLVASLVFARLSDRTQRRKPFLVGGGVAATLLLGVFVLTMGAGASVPPALVIALLTAVGISLGTVFGPWMASFSEYTEEVHPDAQGVAFGLSHFVSRLFIFVAVLLAPVVVAAGDWRLWTVVTLVTTAGFALVVTQVQGGPSRARRVPVSAPTHSEPERAPDA; encoded by the coding sequence GTGTCCCCGCACCGAAGACTCCTGCACGAATACCCCACCGGAGCCCGGCGCCGGGTCCTGTTGGCCGTCGTCGTCCTGGCGCTGTTCATCTCCGCCTACGAGGGGCAGCTCGCCCCGGTCCTGCCGCTGCTGTTGTCGGACCTGGGCATGTCCCTGGCGACCTACGGGCAGATCACCGCCCTGTCGCTGCTGTTCGGGGCCGTGTCCGGGTACCTGGGAGGCGAGCTGGTCGACCGGATCGGCCGCGTCCGGGTGCTGGTGCCGTTCATGTTCCTCTCCGCGGCGGCGTGCCTGTTCATGGCGCTGTCGCAGTCCGTGGAGCACTTCATCGCCGCGCGCATCCTGCTCGCCTTCGTCGAGGGCGTGGCGATGGCCGGCACCCAGCCGCTGATCCGGGACTTCACACCGAGGATGGGCAGGGCCCAGGCCTTCGCGTTCTGGAGCTGGGGCCCCGCCGGGGCGAACTTCTTCGCGGCGGCCGTCGCCGCGCTGACACTCGACCTGTTCGGCGGCTCCTGGCGCGCACAGATCCTGCTGATGACCTGCACGGCCTTCGTCGGCGCGGTGATCGTCGCCCTGACCCTGCGCGACCTGTCCCCGCAGCTGCGCCGCACAATCCGCCTCACCGAGCGCACCACCCGCGGGAGCGGCGGCGCGGTCCCGGCCGGGCACCCGCTGCGCCTGCTCCTGCGCCACCGGGTCATCTGGGCGCACGTGGGCGCGATGTCGCTGCTCTATGTGTTCCTCTCCACCATGAACGCCTACGGCCAGACCCTGCTGGCCGAGCACTTCGGCGTCACCGTGCGCACGGCCTCCGCGATCGTGATGGTGTTCTGGGCGAGCAACCTGGTGGCCAGCCTCGTCTTCGCCCGCCTCTCCGACAGGACGCAGAGGCGCAAGCCCTTCCTCGTCGGCGGCGGCGTGGCGGCGACGCTGCTGCTCGGGGTGTTCGTCCTGACGATGGGCGCCGGGGCCTCCGTCCCGCCTGCGCTCGTCATCGCGCTGCTCACCGCGGTCGGGATCTCGCTCGGTACCGTCTTCGGCCCGTGGATGGCCAGCTTCTCGGAGTACACCGAGGAGGTCCACCCGGACGCCCAGGGCGTGGCCTTCGGCCTGAGCCACTTCGTCAGCCGCCTGTTCATCTTCGTGGCGGTGCTGCTGGCGCCCGTGGTGGTCGCGGCCGGCGACTGGCGGCTGTGGACGGTCGTCACCCTGGTCACGACCGCCGGCTTCGCGCTCGTGGTCACCCAGGTCCAGGGCGGCCCGTCGCGGGCACGCCGGGTCCCGGTGTCGGCTCCCACCCACAGCGAGCCGGAGCGGGCCCCGGACGCGTGA
- a CDS encoding TetR/AcrR family transcriptional regulator — protein sequence MTQEDRRTLRTRAALRTAFVSQVLERGYAGVRVEHIAAAADVGRATFYTHFHDKEALYDHVVEVVLDELRERLAPVDRRGVGFTGRPVAELFRHAAEQPDVYRLILRGEGDGRGLRALTDAWTATAHEIFTERTRAQRTRPRVDLRVIARAWVGEQVSVLLWWLESPAPRPDTEQVVETLVELSRRGRYWATGFDSFSD from the coding sequence ATGACACAAGAGGATCGGCGGACCCTGCGCACGCGGGCCGCACTCCGGACGGCGTTCGTCTCCCAGGTGCTCGAACGCGGGTACGCCGGCGTCAGGGTGGAGCACATCGCCGCGGCGGCCGACGTCGGAAGGGCGACGTTCTACACGCACTTCCACGACAAGGAGGCGCTCTACGACCACGTGGTCGAGGTCGTCCTGGACGAGCTGCGCGAACGGCTGGCCCCCGTCGACCGCCGGGGCGTGGGCTTCACCGGGCGGCCGGTGGCCGAGCTCTTCCGCCACGCCGCCGAGCAGCCCGACGTGTACAGGCTGATCCTGCGCGGGGAGGGCGACGGCCGCGGCCTGCGGGCCCTGACCGACGCCTGGACCGCCACGGCCCACGAGATCTTCACCGAGCGCACCCGGGCCCAGCGCACCCGGCCCCGGGTCGACCTGCGCGTCATCGCGCGCGCCTGGGTCGGCGAGCAGGTCTCGGTGCTGCTGTGGTGGCTGGAGTCGCCGGCGCCGCGCCCGGACACCGAACAGGTGGTGGAGACGCTGGTCGAGCTCTCCCGGCGCGGGCGCTACTGGGCGACGGGCTTCGACTCGTTTTCCGACTAG
- a CDS encoding alpha/beta hydrolase: protein MTTADAFVHVFEPASAPGAPTVLLLHGTGADEHDLLPLGRALAPGAALLSPRGKVDEHGANRWFRRLREGVFDVDDLIARAAELAAFVTAATRAYDLDPGRIVATGFSNGANTAAALLLLHPDLLAGAVLLAAGAPLQDREPDPVDLSGTRVFLGSGETDPITTIDQARLLAAQLGERGAEVTAREHPGGHAVPPRVLADARRWWQGSAF, encoded by the coding sequence GTGACCACCGCCGACGCCTTCGTCCACGTCTTCGAGCCCGCGTCCGCGCCCGGAGCGCCCACGGTGTTGCTGCTCCACGGGACCGGCGCCGACGAGCACGACCTGCTGCCCCTGGGCCGGGCCCTGGCGCCCGGCGCGGCACTGCTCTCGCCGCGCGGCAAGGTCGACGAGCACGGGGCCAACCGCTGGTTCCGGCGCCTGCGCGAGGGCGTCTTCGACGTTGATGACCTCATCGCACGGGCGGCCGAGCTGGCGGCCTTCGTCACCGCCGCGACCCGCGCCTACGACCTGGATCCGGGACGGATCGTGGCGACCGGGTTCTCCAACGGCGCCAACACCGCCGCGGCGCTGCTGCTGCTCCATCCGGACCTGCTGGCCGGCGCCGTGCTCCTCGCCGCCGGTGCGCCCCTGCAGGACCGTGAGCCCGATCCCGTGGACCTGTCCGGTACCCGCGTCTTCCTCGGGTCGGGTGAGACCGATCCCATCACCACCATCGACCAGGCGCGCCTGCTGGCCGCCCAGCTGGGGGAGCGGGGCGCCGAGGTGACCGCGCGCGAACACCCCGGCGGACACGCGGTCCCGCCGCGGGTGCTGGCCGACGCGCGCCGGTGGTGGCAGGGCAGCGCGTTCTGA
- a CDS encoding sulfite exporter TauE/SafE family protein, with protein MTLDPEILGLLLLAGVAAGWVDAVVGGGGLLLLPALLIAAPTTPLATLLGTNKLGAVFGTTSAALAYARRVPLDRRVVLPTSALALLGSGLGAVLATALTADVLKPVIMVVLAGVALLVYFRPAMGSVSDPRLRTRNRLLAAMALAGLGVSFYDGLIGPGTGVFLIIALTAVLGMDFVTASASAKIVNVCTNLGALVVFAFGGHIDWLLGLGLAVSTIIGAQIGARMALRRGSGFVRAVLLVVVLLLLVRMAWDLFA; from the coding sequence GTGACCCTCGACCCCGAGATCCTGGGCCTGCTCCTGCTCGCCGGCGTGGCCGCGGGCTGGGTCGACGCCGTCGTCGGCGGGGGAGGGCTCCTCCTCCTGCCCGCCCTGCTGATCGCCGCGCCCACCACACCCCTGGCCACCCTGCTGGGCACCAACAAGCTGGGCGCGGTCTTCGGCACCACCTCCGCCGCCCTCGCCTACGCCCGCCGGGTCCCGCTCGACCGCCGGGTCGTCCTGCCCACGTCCGCGCTCGCGCTGCTCGGCTCGGGGCTGGGCGCCGTCCTGGCCACCGCCCTGACCGCCGACGTCCTCAAACCCGTCATCATGGTCGTCCTGGCCGGTGTGGCGCTGCTGGTGTACTTCCGCCCCGCCATGGGCTCGGTCTCCGACCCCCGACTGCGCACCCGCAACCGGCTGCTGGCGGCCATGGCCCTGGCCGGGCTGGGCGTGAGCTTCTACGACGGGCTGATCGGCCCCGGCACCGGCGTCTTCCTCATCATCGCGCTCACCGCCGTCCTGGGCATGGACTTCGTCACCGCCTCCGCCTCGGCCAAGATCGTCAACGTGTGCACCAACCTCGGCGCCCTGGTCGTCTTCGCCTTCGGCGGGCACATCGACTGGCTGCTGGGCCTGGGGTTGGCCGTGAGCACCATCATCGGCGCCCAGATCGGTGCGCGCATGGCGCTCAGGCGCGGTTCGGGCTTCGTCCGCGCCGTCCTGCTCGTCGTGGTGCTGCTCCTGCTGGTGCGCATGGCCTGGGACCTCTTCGCCTGA